The Hyphomicrobium sp. 99 genome contains the following window.
GATTGACAATCTCTGCGGGAACACCGGCCACGGCCGCGATCCTGTCCGGCGGCTGGCGCGAAGCATAATAAGCGGCTACGTCAGCCATCTGTTGCGGCTCAAGCGCCTCCGCATTCGGAATCATAATTCCGGCCTGGCCTGACTTTCGGTTGCCATTCTTGAAATCCTCCAACTGCTTCAACAGAGCGGGGGCGGGTTGGTTGGCCAGGTTCGGATAATTCGGATCGATGGCGATTCCATTTTCTCCGTGGCATCCCGCACAGACATCGGTGGCGGTTTTTGCTCCCTTCTGGAGATCGGCGGTCGCAAGCTGATGGAGCGTTTCGCCACCCCATGTCACTTTCGAACCCGAAACGTCCGCCTTGCGCACGCTCGGCGTCGACACTCCTCTTCCGTAACCTGGGATGCCGATAGAACGGCAGATAACGGCAAAGGAGCTTAGCCCTGGCGCGTCGCTTTGGGGCACCAATAGGAAACCAAGTCCAACACTTACAAAAACGAAAGTGAAGATAGCGGTGGTGGACCAAATCCGCCAACGGCGATCAATCGCAGCTTGGCCTGCGGGAACAGGAGGGCGATCCTCAGCCATATCATTCTCCTCGGTCCACGCGGTGCACCAACGCCGGCTTCGTATCAAGGATGAAGAATTGCGCGATAGGGTAGCCATAAGCAGCCAGCATCAAGAATGCCACAACCCCATTCCACATGGCGAAGCCGTTGAGCGCCTTTGGCACTCTGATGGGCGGATGGACGGCCGAAGCATAAACCATTCGGCGGTCGACGAGACGCGATCCCCGGAAGAGCGTAGCAATGTTCCAAATGAAAAGAAGTGCGCCCGCCAGCATGATCGCACCTCCGACGGTCGAGACAAGCGTCCAGGGACCCCAAAAGGCTATTGCAGGATTCGAATAGTCAAAGCTCGCGACTCGTCGCGGTTGACCAAAGAGACCGAGTGCATGCCACGGAAACGTCGTCACAATGATGCCGACGAACCATAGCCAAAGCTGCAGGCGCATCGGCCAGACTGCTATTGGTAGGCGACCGAGCAGCTTCGGCCAAATCTCATAGGTAATAGCAAAATACATGATCACCACCGAGCCACCGAAGATCAGATGAAAATGCGCCGTTACAAAGGACGTGTTGTGGACCATCGCATTCATGCCGTACGACATATTGACGAGGCCGCCGAAGCCACCAAAACCGAGCATGATGGCGCTCAAGCCGGTCGCAAGCATCATCGGCTTTTCCCAGGGGAGCGCCGGTATCCAGCCAAAAATACCAGTTCCCCCTCGCAGCCTTCCGGCAATCTCCATGGAGGCGCTGACCGTGAAGATGGTAAGCAGCGTCGGCACTGTAACCAGTGCCGTCAGCATCATTTGCAGGAATTTGAAACCTTGCCCGTGCTCGGGGTCCATGAACAGGTGATGCATGCCAACAGGCAACGAGTAGAGCAGAAACAAGATGAAGCTAATTCTACCCATCGTATCGCTGTAGAGCAAACCTCCTGCCGCTCGCGGTGCGATTGTATAAAATGCGATATAGGCTGGGATCAGCCAAAAATAGACGATGGCATGCAGCGTCCAGGAAAACAGCGTGCGCGAAAGGCCAACGTCAATAGTGTCGGTCCAGCCGAGCGCAGCCGGAATGATCTGGAATACCAGTTCGGTCCCGACGCCGGCTGTCGTCCATAACCAGAGCATCGCATTTGCGACGGTCGCGAACATCGCGAGCGGAACCGGCTCGCCTGGATGGTCGCGCTTCCAGCCTGTCATCGCGAGTATCATCAGGGCGACCCATACCCATGATCCGATGACAATCAGAAGCAAGCCGACGTAGTAGAAGACGCTGCCGACAAGAGGCGGATAAAACGTGTAGAGAACGCTTGCCTTGCCGAGAAAGATCGGTACGGCAGACATCACGACGCCAATTACGGCAATCCAGAATCCGGCCCAAGCCGCCCTATTGCTTGGTAATGGCCGGTCGAGTGTGGTGACGGCGACGAAATAACCGAAGCCCATGGTAAATAGGGTTGGCAGCACGTACGCCATCAACGTGCCATGGGCGGTAACCGAGATGAAATAAGCTTCAGCGCTTTCGTACGGAGCTCTAAGCGGGCTGCGCAGCAGCATTTGCCCTGCTCCCATCACCGCAGCGACGGCAAAACCTGCGAATGCTACGCTGATATGAGCAAGTACGAGACGGTCACTTTGATGAGGCACAGCTCATCCTCCCCTCTGCGTCGGGCTGCCAATCGGTCGCCGGCACGACATGCACGGTGCTGACCATCTCACTGTGGCCAAGGCCGCAATATTCGTGGCACGGCATGAGATGATCGCCCGCATGTGAGAAAACCGTGTGCACTTCGGAAACGTAACCCGGCACAACCATCGTGTTGACATTCGTGCCAGCAATGATGAACCCGTGAATAACGTCGGGGCTTGTCACTCGAAGAGTAACCGGTCGGCCAACTGCAACTGCCAAGCAGCGCGGAACGAAGGCGAACTGTGTTGCAATAATCCGGACGATGATCGACCCATCCGGGCTTTCCCGACTGCCTAGATTACTTTCGTTGAACTCTGGCGATACGTTCAGGGCTGTTGGGTCGATAATTTCGACATTGCTTGGCGGATGCAAGGACAACATCACGCTCGAGACGATGATCACTGCAACGATCAAAGCGACGGCAGCGGCCACAACCGCGCCCCATCTAAGTTCGGTCTTCAGTAGCTCGTGCTCGTCCATGAAATGCCTGCCTTTCAGCGGATCGGACCACGCGGCAGGAATATCCCGAAGTAAACGGCGAGCCAGGCGAGGACGAGAAATGCGAGGGAAATTCCGGCAAGTGCTGCTGCGCCACGCGGTACAATCTGCAGCACCCGATCGAGATCAGCTTGCGCAATCGGATCAGCGGGATCCTGAAGAGCGTCTTCTGCCGGGCGTGGGTCGCGTGTCATGGCTGCCCTTTCTTCTACTCTCGAGCGGGAGGAAGAAATTCACCGTTTGAGATTCACTCTCGGGCGTTCAGGCGCAAAAATATCACCTACGATACATCCTATTTTCCTGACATCCAACCCTTGATTCATTCGGATTGTGCCGGGTACGAGGGAGAACTTGAGGTAAATGATTTCTGTCCATGCGTCTTCGATCGACATCAATCCGCCGAATGCCTAACACTATGTCCGAACGCAGCAGCGATTGGGCGGAAGGCAATCTCTTCAGCGCGCACAACTGGTGGCAAAAGTCAGTGCGAGGCGAAACATCTGCTGCGCCATTGTCTCGTAGTCACGGTCGCTGTCTGTTCGCTTTGATGTGAATATGACGGCGTAGTATGGCGGAGCAGGCGTGGACGCGAAGCCGTGGGCCATGTCGCCTCCTAGCTCAACGATCTTGCGGCAGAATTCGTTTTAGCGCTGCAGCCAAATGACTGTGAGTAGCGAGATCTACGGGCCGATGCTTGACTTTGCTGCTTGCCGGATCACTGCCGAGGAAATTATCGTTGACCCAGTTCCTGGCCGGACGAACAGGCCTTGGTGTAAAGCCGCCTCCGCAATTCGGACAAACATTTGCAAGCACCGAGTCGACGCAGGCCGCGCAGAAGGTACATTCGTACGAACAAATCCGCGCTTCCATCGAGTTGGGAGGTAGAGGCGCATTGCAGTGTTCGCATGAGGGCCTTAGTTCGAGCATGTGGAGTATCCTACCGTTACGACTCTCTTTTCTGTCCTCGCAAAGGTGCTGAGAGCGAGCCAGCTCCCCGATCTCGCTCTCATGTTTGGATCGCTCCGGTTTCACCGTCGCGTTACAACGACTTCGAGATATTCACTGGGAACCACCATCGTCGTATCCCCTGATCGATTAAACCGGCCGATCAGATCTAGGATGTCACCGGCCAGCGCCGCGCGGCCGCGCTCATCCAGCGCTTCGAACGCTTTGAGCATTGGACCGTAGTACTGGCGAAACACATCGAGGAAATGCTGCGCTGAGCGGTAGCGGAATACGTAATTGCACGGCTTGGCAAGCATCGAGGATGCTTCAGCGCCAAATGCATTATCGATCCACTCATCTGTGCCCCAAACGGCAGGCGATTTGACGCCCGTCGGAGGAGGCAGATGTTTGCCGATCGTCTTGAACATCTGACCGATGAAGCCATCCGGTGTCCAGTTGGCGAGACCGATGCGCCCGCCAGAGCGGCACACCCGCAGCATTTCACTTGCGGTACGGCTCTGATCCGGGCTGAACATGCCGCCGAAGGTCGAAGCGACCGCATCGAAGGATCCGTCAGCAAAAGGAAGGTCCTCAGCGTCCGCCTTCTGGAAGGTTACAGAAAGACCGTCAGCATCGGCCCGCCGACGTCCACGGTCCAATAGCGTTTGGACGTAGTCGGTCGATGTAACGTCGCACCAACGGCGGGCAGCGGCGAGCGTGAAATTGCCGTTGCCGGCAGCGACGTCGAGCACCTTTTGCCCCGCACGCAAATCCATCGCTTCCGCCAGTTGTTCACCGACGATCTGAATCGTCGAGCCTACGACGGCATAATCGCCAGACGACCAAGCCACTTGTTGCTTAGCCTTGACCGTCTTCAGGTCCGGCGCGGCTGTGGGCGGGCGACAGTCGATAATTGTGGTCATGTCATCTCCATAGCAATTCAGGTAATCACAGGAGGCCGTCCGCAGGCGCGTTCGGCCTTGAGGTGTAAGTCACCTACTGCCGCCCGTGCGCCGATCGAATGACTGCTTTACCGGAGTTCTTGCTCGCAAGTCGAAAGTTGCTATGGTCCGGCCTGCGGCCCACACTTGGCGCCCCCTTGCTTCTTAATTTCACCAGCAATTTCGAGGCCCCAGGCCATGGCGGCCGATGTGCTATCGGAAGTTTTGTCGGCCGTCCGGCTAACGGGTTCGGTGTTTTTCGACGTTACCGCGACATCGCCATGGGTGGCGGAGGCGCCGCCTTCGGCAGAGATCGCGGATGCAGTGATGCCGGGCGCCCAGCACGCGATCGAATATCACTTGGTCACCCGCGGTTCTTGCTGGATCTCCATCGTCGGTGGCGCACCGTTCGAGCCTGTCCAATTGCGCGAAGGGGATATCGCGGTTATTCCGCATGGAGAGCCGCACGTCGTGTCGAGCGCACCGGGAATGCGTGCGGAGCCGGATTTGAAGGTGCACCGCCGACCGAACGACGACAGTGCCTTACCGTTCCAGCTCAAAACCGGGAACGAAGGCGCAAGCGATGCGCACCTGATCTGCGGTTTTTTCGCCTGTGATGTCAGGCCATTCAATCCACTCCTGGAGGCATTGCCGCGCTTTATGCGTATCAGCCGCGGCACATCATCGGCAACGGATGGGCTCCTGGAACAGTTTATCCGGTCAGCTTCGGCCGAGATGCGCGACAAGCGAGCTGGCGCTCAGAGCGTTCTGAACAAGCTGTCGGAACTCGTGTTTATCGATGCGATCCGAAGCTATATGGATGAACTCAGCACTGAAAATACAGGTTGGCTCTCCGCGTTGCGTGATCCCTTAGTGGGGCGCGCCATTGCCCTGTTGCATGGCCAGCCGGCGCGATCGTGGACACTCGAAGAACTCGCTGCCGAGTCCGGCGCCTCGCGCTCGGGACTGGCGAGCCGATTTACATACCTGATGGGCTATCCACCGATCCAGTATCTCACCCGATGGCGAATGCAGCTTGCGGCGAAGCGCCTGAGCGAGAAAGGCGTCAAGGTCGCCGCTGTGGCTCAAGAAGTCGGCTACGATTCCGAGGCTGCATTCAGTCGCGCCTTCAAGAGGTTTTCTGGGCGGTCGCCAAGCGAATGGCGGTCATAAGACGTCCCACCAAGGTGGGACGCGAGCGTTTGGCGCACTCGCGTCGAGGCCGAGGGATACGCGCTCGATTTGTGTTGCCACCGACCGTCGCCGCTTAGCGGGTCAGTTCGAGGATCAGGTTGACCGGCGTCTGTGCGGCACGCCGCAGGTTGGAAAACCCGGCTTCCCGCGCCACCTCGCGCAGGCGTTCTTCGCCTGCCTGCGCACCGAGGCCGAGCCCGACCTCCTGCGACAGCGAGTTCGGCGTGCACGCCATGGCCGACGCGGCGTAGTACATGCGGCCGATCGGGTTCAGGTTCTCCTCCAGCCGGTCGCCGGCATAGGGCTCTACCAGCAGAACCTTGCCGTCGGGCTTGAGCGCCTTGCGGCAGCGCGCGAGCGCGCCGACCGGATCGCCGAGATCGTGCAGGCAGTCCATGAAGCAGATGAGGTCGAAGTCGTGGCCGTCGAAATCAGTCGCAGCCTTGACCTCGAACGCGATGTTGCCGATCACGCCCTGCTCAGCGGCGCGCTTGCGCGCGGTCGCAATCGACTCGTCGTGATAGTCCAGGCCGATGAAGCTCGAGTTGGGGAACGCCTGCGCCATTAGAATGGTGGAGGCACCGTGTCCACAGCCGATGTCGGCGACCCGGGCGCCTACCGCCGCCTAAGGGCGGCTCGTTCCAAATCCGCCGCAGCGAAGAAGTCGGAGCCGCCCGCTAGGGGACCGATTTGAATGACTCCGCTCGGGGGCCTCGAACTGCGGTTTGAAGTATCTCCTTCTGACCCCAGTATATATCGACAATAATGTCATCGATGCCATTTCGGTCCAGCCATTGGGAGCCGTCCGAACGACACCTCCACTCGCATCATCGCTGCAGCAAAGCCAATGCGCCGCTCGTCGGCCCGAGCCGCTGTAAGTGCCCGCGCTATCCGCCGGGTAATTCCAGCAGCGACAATAGCAAACCCCCGATAGCGAAACGCGTCAGCGCGCACCCATCAGGTCACAATTTTGTATCAATCGTCGCTGTGCGTCATAATGCCAATCCGTATGCGCCACGTTTGCGAGGGCTGGGCTTTAAGAACCTCTGAAATCTTGACCGAGATCAAATTGTTCGATGACTGACGATCTAAATGTTCGGCGTGAGCGGTCGCATCGACGGCAATATTTTTGCAAAATTCCATTTAAGCGGACGCCGGTGTGATCGCTCGCAAACCTTCCTGCGCAATAGGCGATTCCGAGCGCGTGCCCCCTCCTCCGGGACCTGGGAGGATTAGCACCCCAGTTGATCGAAGAGTTGCCCTGACCTTATGGAAGAAATTCAGAAACAAACGCGCGACTATCTCAGGGCTCTTTACGGGCTCGGAAAGCCTTCCGTCGAAATTCTTCCAGTTCAAAACTTACCCGCCGTTCTGGCTTTTGCTCGCTTAAACAGCCGAAAATGCGACCCACATGCATGATAAAGAATTTGAAGTCTTCTCGCGCTACTACGCTTCGACAACACGCAGCCATCACAGCTTACCGACAGGGCATTAAATTGTGATGGTTACGTTGTGCTAACTGTCTTTATCCTCGCGCAGGCCGTCCTTGAACCGTTTGACACCTTGGCCGATCTCACCCAGCAAATCTGAAATTGTGCCCTTGCCCAAGAACAGAATTGCAACGACCGCTGCGATTAGCAAATGTTGTAGACTCAGGCCCATAAAATTTTCCCAAATTATGAAGTTGCGATCTCGCTGGATCACCTCGATCGCCGTGACGTCAATTGTCCTGACGGTCGAAGTGTTCGGCAATGACGTCGCGATACTCGACGCGTGACACATACAAGAGCAGCGCAAAATAGGCCGCAACTGTGAGCACCGCTATCGAGAGCATGCCAATGTTGAATGTGTAGTCGATATGTTTGCCGATCAACTCCTGCGCGGATTGGGGAGTATATCCGAGCTTCTCCCAAGATTGCGCCACTGCAGGCGTTTGGCCCATCTCATGCCAGCTCGGCCCGGATACATTCTTGTTGAGACGGTGAGCAAGGCTCAGACCAAAGATGTGTGGAGCAATAAGAATGCTAAGCATCAAGGCGACGAGGAATAGGCCATCGACGAGCTGACCTGCGCCGGATTGCTTTGGAGGAACGTGATTGTCGGACACGCTTGGTACCTGTTCTCAGACCGGTCTGGAGTTTTTCAGTTTTGGCTCTCGATGTCCTTCACTGCTTAGCACATCTTGGCCGCTATCAATTTTGCTCAGTCGGGTACGGAAATCAAAGACATCTACATAACAGGCATCGATGCATGACGCGCAATTCGTGCAATCGCCAGATACGATGAGGTGTGTCCCAGTACCCTTTAGGGCCGGGGTAATGACATGCGGTTCGGGGCACACCCGGAAACATGCGCCGCAATCGGTACACGCCTCCCGTTTGCTCGCGCTGATCCGCACGACACTTTGCGATCCAATGACACCATAAAACGCGCCGACAGGACAAAGATGGCTGCACCACCCTCTCCGGGTAACAAACAGGTCCAAAGCAAAGATCACGGCGATGATACCCCATCCCGCGCCGATGCCAAAGATAAAGGCCCGTTGCAAAATGCTGACCGGGTTAACGAACTCCCAGGCGATTGTGCCGGACAAGAAGGACGCCATCAGCGCTGCAAGCATGATCAGAACGCGCGTTCGCTTATCCAGTTTGCGATCCCGCGTGAGCCCGACCTTGTCGCGCAGCCAGTACGCCGCATCAGTAACGACATTGACCGGACAGACCCAACTGCAATAGACGCGGCCACCCACGAGCCAATAGAGGGTTGCGATGATCCCTGCCCCGAGAAACGCCAACTGATAGGGCTTATGGCCGGCGACCAGCGACTGTAAAAAAATAAAGGGATCGCTCAGGGGAACGACGCCGAGGATCTGGCTGGATGCGAAGTTGCCGCGTGCGATCCAAATTCCCGTCCACGGTCCAAGCGCAAAGAGCGCAAGTAGCAAAATCTGTGAGGCACGCCGCGCCATCCAATAGCGGTGCGCGAATAGCCAACCGCGCCGTTCGGCTGCATACTTTCGCCCATCGGAAGTCAGCCAAAGAATTGGGCGGCGCGCGCTCATCATGTCGAGGGCTCCACCTTTAGAACCCCGTGCCCCGTAGTCGGACGCCCGGCCTTATTTCGTCCGGCCTTCCCAAGGCCCAGCGGCCTCGGCAGAACGCGTATGGCAGCTTCCTCAAGCACGCATTGCTTTTCGCACGTCCCACACCCGGTGCATTTGTTGGAGTGGACAGTCGGGATCATCATCGGTTTGCCATCGATGATCTGCTTCTCGAGCGTGATCGCCTCTTCGCGTATCGGACACGAGCGATAGCAAATACTGCAAAGCATGCCCTTGTAGTTGAGGCATGTCTCGTGATCGACGAGAACAGCGACACCCATGTCGGCCTCGCGGATGTTTGCGATGTCGGCATCGAGCGCGCCTGTCGGACAGGCTTTCGCACACGGCACGTCCTCGCACATAAAGCATGGTGTTTCGCGGGCAACGAAGAAGGGTGTTCCGAGGGCCGCCTCCTCACCCCATGTCGCAAGTCGCAACGTGTCGTAGGGGCAGGCTCGAACGCAAAGGCCGCAACGCACGCAAGCACTTAGAAATGCGTCTTCATGGATTGCGCCTGGGGGACGAAGCGCCTTCGCGGCAGTGGCCTTTGCCTGTTGCGTGAACTCGTTGAGCGTAACGGCGGCAATACAGGTGACGCCCGCCGACTTGGCAGCTGTTAGCAGCAGATCCCTGCGACTTATCCGATCAGCCATGCCCCTATCGCGCCCTTCTCGGAACGCGCCTCGCTATTTTTTGTCGGCTCCTGTAGGCGGAGCGATCGTCATTTCCCGCTTGATGATCGGATGGATCCAGCAGCGAACCGTCGCCGCTCCCGCCTTGCGCAGCGTCACGGATTTCTTGGTACCCGGCACCTGAGTATCAAGGTTGTCCATCGAACCATCGTCATAGACAATGTAGATGTTGTGAGCCATTTCAGCTTCGTTCGAAAACGTCAGCACATCTCCGACCTGAGGCTTCTCGGGCAGCTGCTCCAATTCGAGATGATGGATCACAACTGTGTATTCGCGGGCATGCGCGGCCGTGGCTCCGAGCATCAA
Protein-coding sequences here:
- a CDS encoding class I SAM-dependent methyltransferase — translated: MTTIIDCRPPTAAPDLKTVKAKQQVAWSSGDYAVVGSTIQIVGEQLAEAMDLRAGQKVLDVAAGNGNFTLAAARRWCDVTSTDYVQTLLDRGRRRADADGLSVTFQKADAEDLPFADGSFDAVASTFGGMFSPDQSRTASEMLRVCRSGGRIGLANWTPDGFIGQMFKTIGKHLPPPTGVKSPAVWGTDEWIDNAFGAEASSMLAKPCNYVFRYRSAQHFLDVFRQYYGPMLKAFEALDERGRAALAGDILDLIGRFNRSGDTTMVVPSEYLEVVVTRR
- a CDS encoding cytochrome c, whose product is MSTPSVRKADVSGSKVTWGGETLHQLATADLQKGAKTATDVCAGCHGENGIAIDPNYPNLANQPAPALLKQLEDFKNGNRKSGQAGIMIPNAEALEPQQMADVAAYYASRQPPDRIAAVAGVPAEIVNLVTDGDPARAIPPCDSCHGASRSGPEGTPVLLGQSSSYLEQQLSAFATRERNNDLFERMRTIAHQLTPDEMHQLAVYYAGVPRANGS
- the napH gene encoding quinol dehydrogenase ferredoxin subunit NapH, whose product is MMSARRPILWLTSDGRKYAAERRGWLFAHRYWMARRASQILLLALFALGPWTGIWIARGNFASSQILGVVPLSDPFIFLQSLVAGHKPYQLAFLGAGIIATLYWLVGGRVYCSWVCPVNVVTDAAYWLRDKVGLTRDRKLDKRTRVLIMLAALMASFLSGTIAWEFVNPVSILQRAFIFGIGAGWGIIAVIFALDLFVTRRGWCSHLCPVGAFYGVIGSQSVVRISASKREACTDCGACFRVCPEPHVITPALKGTGTHLIVSGDCTNCASCIDACYVDVFDFRTRLSKIDSGQDVLSSEGHREPKLKNSRPV
- a CDS encoding cbb3-type cytochrome c oxidase subunit I, which produces MPHQSDRLVLAHISVAFAGFAVAAVMGAGQMLLRSPLRAPYESAEAYFISVTAHGTLMAYVLPTLFTMGFGYFVAVTTLDRPLPSNRAAWAGFWIAVIGVVMSAVPIFLGKASVLYTFYPPLVGSVFYYVGLLLIVIGSWVWVALMILAMTGWKRDHPGEPVPLAMFATVANAMLWLWTTAGVGTELVFQIIPAALGWTDTIDVGLSRTLFSWTLHAIVYFWLIPAYIAFYTIAPRAAGGLLYSDTMGRISFILFLLYSLPVGMHHLFMDPEHGQGFKFLQMMLTALVTVPTLLTIFTVSASMEIAGRLRGGTGIFGWIPALPWEKPMMLATGLSAIMLGFGGFGGLVNMSYGMNAMVHNTSFVTAHFHLIFGGSVVIMYFAITYEIWPKLLGRLPIAVWPMRLQLWLWFVGIIVTTFPWHALGLFGQPRRVASFDYSNPAIAFWGPWTLVSTVGGAIMLAGALLFIWNIATLFRGSRLVDRRMVYASAVHPPIRVPKALNGFAMWNGVVAFLMLAAYGYPIAQFFILDTKPALVHRVDRGE
- a CDS encoding DUF1272 domain-containing protein: MLELRPSCEHCNAPLPPNSMEARICSYECTFCAACVDSVLANVCPNCGGGFTPRPVRPARNWVNDNFLGSDPASSKVKHRPVDLATHSHLAAALKRILPQDR
- a CDS encoding methylamine utilization protein MauL, encoding MTFFSMTGVLLALSLMLGATAAHAREYTVVIHHLELEQLPEKPQVGDVLTFSNEAEMAHNIYIVYDDGSMDNLDTQVPGTKKSVTLRKAGAATVRCWIHPIIKREMTIAPPTGADKK
- the napG gene encoding ferredoxin-type protein NapG, giving the protein MADRISRRDLLLTAAKSAGVTCIAAVTLNEFTQQAKATAAKALRPPGAIHEDAFLSACVRCGLCVRACPYDTLRLATWGEEAALGTPFFVARETPCFMCEDVPCAKACPTGALDADIANIREADMGVAVLVDHETCLNYKGMLCSICYRSCPIREEAITLEKQIIDGKPMMIPTVHSNKCTGCGTCEKQCVLEEAAIRVLPRPLGLGKAGRNKAGRPTTGHGVLKVEPST
- a CDS encoding cytochrome c oxidase subunit II; the encoded protein is MDEHELLKTELRWGAVVAAAVALIVAVIIVSSVMLSLHPPSNVEIIDPTALNVSPEFNESNLGSRESPDGSIIVRIIATQFAFVPRCLAVAVGRPVTLRVTSPDVIHGFIIAGTNVNTMVVPGYVSEVHTVFSHAGDHLMPCHEYCGLGHSEMVSTVHVVPATDWQPDAEGRMSCASSK
- a CDS encoding AraC family transcriptional regulator, which translates into the protein MAADVLSEVLSAVRLTGSVFFDVTATSPWVAEAPPSAEIADAVMPGAQHAIEYHLVTRGSCWISIVGGAPFEPVQLREGDIAVIPHGEPHVVSSAPGMRAEPDLKVHRRPNDDSALPFQLKTGNEGASDAHLICGFFACDVRPFNPLLEALPRFMRISRGTSSATDGLLEQFIRSASAEMRDKRAGAQSVLNKLSELVFIDAIRSYMDELSTENTGWLSALRDPLVGRAIALLHGQPARSWTLEELAAESGASRSGLASRFTYLMGYPPIQYLTRWRMQLAAKRLSEKGVKVAAVAQEVGYDSEAAFSRAFKRFSGRSPSEWRS